In Fibrobacterota bacterium, one genomic interval encodes:
- a CDS encoding sulfurtransferase has translation MEHSERFLRIVNDAKTRIHEIGVAEVKRKQDAGQRFHLVDVREESEWAKGRLPGATHLGKGILERDIEKAIPDLGAEIILYCGGGFRSALAADNLRKMGYSRVFSLDGGWRAWNDAGFPVQN, from the coding sequence ATGGAACACAGCGAAAGATTCCTGCGCATCGTGAACGATGCTAAGACCCGGATCCATGAGATCGGGGTCGCGGAAGTGAAGCGCAAGCAGGACGCCGGCCAGCGCTTCCATCTCGTGGACGTCCGGGAAGAAAGCGAGTGGGCCAAGGGGCGCCTGCCCGGAGCCACGCACCTCGGTAAAGGCATTCTGGAGCGCGACATCGAGAAGGCCATTCCGGATCTGGGCGCCGAGATAATCCTGTATTGTGGCGGGGGATTCCGCTCGGCCTTGGCCGCCGATAACCTTCGGAAAATGGGCTACTCCCGTGTTTTCTCCTTGGATGGCGGCTGGAGGGCCTGGAACGATGCGGGCTTTCCCGTCCAGAATTAA
- a CDS encoding FKBP-type peptidyl-prolyl cis-trans isomerase, translating into MENSMRIWASVVAATLALTACDKIETHGSRELKTTKDKVSYVIGVDIGRSFKQQNLGGQDIDLEKVRYGIQDAMTGAKPALPDSVLQSTMMDFQKVMMARNDSLQKVKADSGLKAAKAFMDKNAKEPGVQVTPSGLQYKVEVEGKGPKPDSTSTVSVSYIGTLVDGTEFDNSYKRGQPVQFPVTNVIKGWTEALEMMPVGSKWKLFIPPQLGYGEHGAGHQIGPNAALIFEVELLGIVGPDKTGPGSAPAGKPAKASDAAKAAAAKPAK; encoded by the coding sequence ATGGAAAACAGCATGCGCATATGGGCCTCCGTTGTAGCGGCCACGCTTGCGCTTACGGCTTGCGACAAAATCGAAACACATGGTTCGCGCGAATTGAAGACCACCAAGGATAAGGTGAGCTACGTCATCGGCGTGGACATCGGCCGCAGCTTCAAGCAACAAAATCTCGGCGGCCAGGATATCGATCTCGAAAAGGTGCGCTACGGCATCCAGGATGCCATGACCGGCGCCAAACCCGCCCTTCCGGACTCCGTCCTGCAATCCACCATGATGGATTTTCAAAAGGTCATGATGGCCCGCAACGATTCCCTGCAGAAGGTCAAGGCCGATTCGGGATTGAAAGCTGCGAAAGCCTTCATGGATAAGAACGCCAAGGAGCCGGGCGTCCAAGTGACCCCGAGCGGCTTACAGTACAAGGTCGAAGTCGAAGGCAAGGGCCCCAAGCCGGACAGCACTTCCACCGTCTCGGTGAGCTACATCGGCACCTTGGTCGATGGAACCGAGTTCGACAATTCCTACAAGCGCGGGCAGCCGGTGCAGTTCCCCGTCACCAACGTGATCAAGGGCTGGACCGAGGCCCTGGAAATGATGCCGGTCGGCTCCAAATGGAAGCTCTTCATCCCGCCGCAATTGGGTTATGGCGAGCATGGCGCCGGCCACCAGATCGGCCCGAACGCCGCCCTCATCTTCGAGGTGGAGTTGCTCGGCATCGTCGGTCCCGATAAGACCGGCCCCGGAAGCGCTCCCGCGGGCAAGCCCGCCAAGGCCTCGGACGCGGCCAAGGCCGCAGCCGCCAAGCCGGCCAAGTAA
- a CDS encoding ABC-F family ATP-binding cassette domain-containing protein has protein sequence MAENVLTAQDLRKAWGEKTLFDGLSFGIDRGQKVALLGINGSGKSTLLRILAGRESDYAGTVTRRTNLAYRYLDQAARIVPPSEARPEMGDLAEGRPVAEEIFAPHGPLGNLLARYFLALPGGDAEILADLAAAIDREHGWDLYGQVQALAGQLDVDLAWTVNPRLSGGQIKKIQLIRALAGTPDLLFLDEPTNHLDESAIRWLEGKLASYPGTLVVVTHDRYFLENAVDHILELWQGQMRSFPGNYGRYLEKKAELEESLSKADSKRLGFLRTEIDWIRRGPKARGTKAKARIQRFETARDTQGFSTDKTMSLDLEGSARLGKTILEAQGISKSFGGHTLFRDLNLSLLPGDRVGILGPNGSGKTTFLKLVLGDLKPDSGLIKLGVNTVPAYFDQKREALDPSKTVWQTLGGDAEYVEFGGARVAKRNFLENFLFPARMHFALAGKLSGGEQNRLQLALALVSAPANLLILDEPTNDLDIATLQALERALADFPGCALVVGHDRFFLDQVATSMLVFSADGRVRQIPGNYSDYLEAMANETAEAATAPLRPEAEAPARKRSTLSYNEKKELEGMEAAIAAKEGEAMAAEAALLEASASGNYEASKAATERHAARQAEVEALYARWAALEAKQTN, from the coding sequence ATGGCCGAAAACGTCCTCACCGCCCAGGATCTACGCAAAGCCTGGGGCGAAAAAACCCTCTTCGACGGACTTTCTTTCGGCATCGACCGCGGGCAGAAGGTCGCCTTGCTCGGCATCAACGGCTCGGGCAAATCGACCTTGCTTCGCATCCTCGCCGGCCGGGAAAGCGACTACGCCGGCACGGTCACCCGGCGGACCAACCTCGCCTACCGGTATCTTGATCAAGCCGCCCGTATCGTACCTCCGTCCGAGGCTAGGCCGGAAATGGGCGACTTGGCCGAGGGCCGCCCGGTCGCCGAGGAGATCTTCGCTCCCCATGGTCCCTTAGGAAACCTGTTAGCCCGCTATTTCCTGGCGCTTCCCGGCGGGGATGCCGAAATCCTCGCCGACCTCGCCGCCGCCATTGATCGCGAGCACGGATGGGATTTATACGGCCAGGTACAGGCCTTGGCGGGCCAGCTCGACGTGGACCTGGCCTGGACCGTGAACCCGCGGCTTTCGGGCGGCCAGATCAAGAAGATCCAGCTCATCCGGGCCTTGGCGGGAACCCCTGATCTCCTTTTCCTCGATGAGCCCACCAACCATCTCGACGAATCGGCCATCCGCTGGCTGGAAGGGAAACTCGCAAGTTACCCCGGCACCTTGGTGGTGGTCACCCACGATCGTTATTTCCTGGAAAACGCCGTCGATCATATCCTGGAGCTATGGCAGGGGCAGATGCGATCCTTCCCGGGAAATTACGGGCGCTATCTTGAGAAGAAGGCCGAGCTGGAGGAAAGCCTGTCCAAGGCCGACTCCAAGCGGCTTGGATTCCTGCGGACGGAGATCGATTGGATCCGCCGGGGCCCCAAAGCCCGCGGGACCAAGGCTAAAGCCCGCATCCAACGTTTCGAAACCGCCCGGGACACGCAAGGCTTCTCCACCGACAAAACCATGTCCCTCGATCTGGAGGGATCCGCCCGCCTGGGGAAAACGATTCTCGAGGCGCAGGGGATATCCAAATCCTTCGGCGGCCATACCCTTTTCCGGGATTTGAACTTGAGCCTGCTTCCCGGGGATCGCGTGGGAATCCTCGGGCCCAACGGCTCCGGTAAGACCACTTTCCTGAAGCTCGTCCTCGGCGATCTTAAGCCCGATTCCGGCCTCATCAAACTGGGAGTGAATACCGTTCCGGCCTACTTCGACCAAAAACGCGAAGCCCTGGATCCGTCCAAAACCGTTTGGCAGACCCTGGGCGGCGATGCCGAGTACGTGGAGTTCGGGGGCGCGCGCGTCGCCAAGCGCAACTTCCTGGAGAACTTCCTTTTCCCCGCGCGCATGCATTTCGCCCTGGCGGGCAAGCTTTCCGGCGGGGAGCAGAACCGGCTCCAGCTCGCCCTGGCGCTGGTTTCGGCGCCGGCCAATTTGCTCATCCTCGACGAGCCGACCAATGATCTCGACATCGCCACCTTGCAGGCTTTGGAACGGGCCCTGGCGGATTTCCCGGGGTGCGCCCTGGTCGTGGGCCATGATCGGTTCTTCCTCGATCAGGTGGCGACATCCATGCTCGTTTTCTCCGCGGACGGCCGGGTCCGCCAGATTCCCGGCAACTACAGCGATTACCTGGAAGCCATGGCGAACGAAACCGCCGAGGCCGCAACGGCGCCCCTGCGCCCGGAAGCGGAGGCCCCTGCCAGGAAGCGCTCAACGTTATCCTACAACGAGAAAAAGGAGTTGGAAGGGATGGAGGCCGCCATCGCGGCCAAGGAAGGCGAAGCGATGGCCGCCGAAGCCGCCCTGCTGGAAGCCAGCGCTTCCGGGAACTACGAAGCCTCCAAGGCGGCAACCGAAAGGCATGCCGCCCGCCAAGCGGAGGTCGAAGCCCTCTATGCCCGATGGGCGGCCCTGGAAGCCAAGCAGACCAATTGA
- a CDS encoding iron-containing redox enzyme family protein, translating to MDVASQLDSQWQKEFERMTQGEYFRRLASDRLEIRYYMGFLRETYFNAACNPRNMALFIAHLDSDRPDLEAKFLKHTAMEIGHDALALEDFGKLGGNTEDVRRSLPLPTTEAMAAFITFQIQHRNPLSYLGYLYHLEALPVHFGPEVIESLLRIGVPLEATTFLREHAEADPVHLKWNREYLEGFVKNEKDLEAVLYGLRGTCRLHAGMFQGILEEAEDWRPAASPKAVTRL from the coding sequence ATGGACGTTGCATCGCAATTGGATTCGCAGTGGCAAAAGGAATTCGAACGGATGACGCAAGGAGAATATTTCCGGCGGCTCGCTTCGGATCGGCTGGAGATCCGTTATTATATGGGCTTTCTCCGGGAAACCTATTTCAACGCCGCCTGCAACCCCAGGAACATGGCGCTGTTCATCGCCCATCTCGATTCGGACCGGCCGGATCTGGAAGCGAAATTCCTGAAGCATACCGCCATGGAAATCGGGCATGACGCGCTTGCGCTGGAGGACTTCGGAAAATTGGGCGGCAACACGGAAGATGTCCGCCGATCGCTTCCCTTGCCCACCACCGAGGCTATGGCCGCTTTCATTACTTTCCAGATCCAGCACCGCAATCCCTTGTCGTACCTGGGTTATCTGTACCACCTCGAGGCCCTGCCCGTCCATTTCGGTCCCGAAGTGATCGAATCCCTGCTCCGCATCGGAGTCCCGTTGGAAGCCACGACCTTCCTCCGGGAGCATGCCGAAGCGGATCCCGTCCATCTGAAATGGAACCGGGAATACCTGGAAGGCTTCGTCAAGAACGAGAAGGATCTGGAAGCCGTGCTCTACGGCTTGAGGGGGACGTGCCGCTTGCATGCGGGCATGTTCCAAGGCATCCTGGAAGAGGCGGAGGATTGGCGGCCCGCGGCATCACCCAAGGCGGTGACCCGGCTATGA
- a CDS encoding pyruvate carboxylase, which translates to MGEIPVKPIRKIMVANRGEIAIRVFRAAAEMGIQTVAIYSREDRLHLHRYKADEAYLVGAGKTPVGAYLAIDEIVQLAVDKGVDAIHPGYGFLSENAEFARACVKAGITFIGPPPEVLDAMGDKTAARLIAEKAGVPTVPGTKDAVESEQDALLFAKEFGYPLIIKAAMGGGGRGMSIVRDRNELVTAIARSRAEAEASFGNPKVFIERYLESPKHIEIQVLADRHGNMVHLFERDCSIQRRHQKVVEIAPALTLSKEQKEALYADALKIAREVDYVNAGTVEFLVDSSGKHYFIEVNPRIQVEHTVTEVITGRDIVQAQIRIAEGYPLGHDSIRIKSQADVKKSGYCIQLRLTTEDPTNNFAPDHGNITAFRAGEGMGIRLDAGSGFDGAVITPHYDSLLIKVCAWGLQFDQAANKALRAIREFRIRGVKTNIPFLENVLKHPEFLAGKCTTTFIETHPELFDFKPRLDRANKLLDYLSQIAVNGFPDIDPKLKPARLQTPPIPKVPKTAPPVSPAFAVFKAHGPEGLAKWLKQQKALLLTDTTFRDAHQSLLATRMRSDDLVKISHASAHLAAGLFSQEMWGGATFDVALRFLHEDPWERLRAIRKLMPGTLLQMLFRSGNAVGYTNYPDNVVNRFIDAAARNGIDVFRIFDCLNWIEGLKPCIEAVLKTGKIAEAAICYSGDLTDSRRGKYTLQYYVKLAKELEKAGTHILAIKDMAGLLKPEAARILVTELKNAVSLPIHLHTHDTSGNQVAALLEASKAGVDVVDAALSSMSGVTSQPSLNALVCALQATERDTGLDEVGLQKLADYWEVAREPYAPFECGLKAGTADVYRHEMPGGQYSNFRAQAISLGLGERWDEVKNAYRTVNDMCGDIIKVTPSSKAVGDMALFMVQNNLTPDTVIGRAKDLAFPDSFVSMMKGMMGQPPGGFPPELQKAILKDEEPITCRPGELLEDFDFDAARTMLKQKFNRHFEEEDLLSYAQYPKVYTDYLRFRDHFGDVAVLDTPTFFYGVKVGEEQAITIQEGKTLIVNLLAIGDLQPDGTRSIFWELNGRRRNTVVADAKAAVKVKRRDKADPDNPGHIAAPMSGKVVEISAVAGDRIQEGQKLLTTEAMKMMNVVKSPCAGMVARVLVQKGDEVSPGDLVFEIKPT; encoded by the coding sequence ATGGGCGAAATCCCGGTCAAGCCGATCCGTAAAATCATGGTGGCGAACCGCGGGGAGATCGCCATCCGCGTCTTCCGCGCGGCCGCCGAGATGGGCATCCAAACGGTGGCCATCTATTCCCGGGAGGACCGCCTCCACCTGCACCGCTACAAGGCCGACGAGGCTTACCTGGTCGGCGCGGGAAAGACCCCCGTCGGGGCGTACCTGGCCATCGATGAAATCGTGCAACTCGCCGTGGACAAGGGCGTGGACGCCATCCACCCCGGCTACGGTTTCCTTTCCGAGAACGCGGAGTTCGCGCGCGCCTGTGTGAAGGCCGGAATCACCTTCATCGGGCCTCCTCCGGAAGTCCTCGACGCCATGGGGGACAAGACCGCGGCGCGCTTGATTGCGGAGAAGGCGGGCGTGCCCACCGTCCCGGGCACCAAGGATGCGGTCGAAAGCGAGCAAGACGCGCTTCTCTTCGCCAAGGAATTCGGATACCCCCTGATCATCAAAGCCGCCATGGGCGGCGGCGGCCGCGGCATGAGCATCGTGCGGGACCGGAATGAACTGGTCACGGCCATCGCCCGCTCCCGCGCCGAGGCCGAGGCCTCCTTCGGGAATCCCAAGGTTTTCATCGAACGCTATCTGGAAAGCCCCAAGCACATAGAGATCCAGGTGCTTGCCGACAGGCACGGCAACATGGTGCATCTGTTCGAGCGCGATTGCTCGATCCAGCGTCGACACCAGAAAGTGGTGGAAATAGCCCCCGCGCTTACCTTGTCCAAGGAGCAGAAGGAAGCGCTTTACGCGGACGCGCTCAAGATCGCGCGGGAGGTCGATTACGTCAACGCCGGGACGGTCGAGTTCCTGGTAGATAGCTCGGGTAAGCATTACTTCATCGAGGTCAATCCGCGCATCCAGGTCGAGCACACCGTTACCGAGGTGATCACCGGCCGGGACATCGTGCAGGCCCAGATCCGTATCGCGGAAGGCTACCCCCTCGGGCATGATTCCATCCGCATCAAGTCCCAAGCGGACGTGAAGAAGAGCGGTTATTGCATCCAGCTGCGGTTGACCACCGAGGATCCGACCAACAATTTCGCCCCCGACCATGGCAATATCACGGCCTTCCGCGCCGGCGAAGGCATGGGCATCCGCCTGGACGCGGGTTCCGGCTTCGATGGCGCCGTCATCACCCCCCATTACGATTCCCTGCTCATCAAGGTATGCGCTTGGGGCCTGCAATTCGATCAGGCCGCCAACAAGGCCTTGCGCGCCATCCGCGAGTTCCGTATCCGCGGGGTGAAAACCAATATCCCTTTCCTCGAAAACGTATTGAAGCATCCGGAATTCCTGGCCGGCAAATGCACCACCACCTTCATCGAGACCCATCCCGAGCTGTTCGATTTCAAGCCGCGGCTGGACCGGGCCAATAAGCTCCTGGACTACCTTTCCCAGATCGCCGTAAACGGCTTTCCGGATATCGACCCGAAACTGAAACCGGCGCGCCTGCAAACGCCCCCCATCCCGAAGGTGCCTAAGACGGCCCCGCCCGTCTCCCCCGCCTTCGCCGTCTTCAAGGCGCATGGGCCGGAAGGCCTGGCCAAATGGCTTAAGCAGCAAAAGGCATTGCTCCTCACCGACACCACCTTCCGGGACGCTCACCAGAGCCTGCTCGCAACGCGGATGCGCAGCGACGATCTGGTCAAGATTTCCCATGCATCGGCCCACCTTGCCGCCGGTCTCTTTTCCCAAGAAATGTGGGGCGGCGCTACCTTCGACGTGGCCTTGCGCTTCTTGCACGAAGATCCTTGGGAGCGCCTACGGGCCATCCGCAAACTGATGCCAGGCACCCTGCTGCAGATGCTGTTCCGCTCCGGGAACGCGGTGGGCTACACCAACTACCCGGATAACGTCGTAAACCGCTTCATCGACGCAGCCGCCCGCAACGGCATCGACGTGTTCCGCATCTTCGATTGCCTGAACTGGATCGAAGGCCTTAAGCCTTGCATCGAGGCCGTCCTCAAGACGGGCAAGATCGCCGAAGCGGCCATTTGCTATAGCGGCGATCTCACCGACAGCCGGCGCGGCAAGTACACCTTGCAGTACTACGTGAAGCTCGCGAAGGAATTGGAGAAGGCCGGAACGCACATCCTGGCCATCAAGGACATGGCCGGGCTATTGAAACCCGAAGCCGCGCGCATCCTGGTCACCGAACTCAAGAATGCGGTGTCCTTGCCCATCCACCTGCATACCCATGATACCAGCGGAAACCAGGTAGCCGCCTTGCTGGAAGCCTCCAAGGCCGGAGTGGACGTGGTGGACGCGGCCCTGTCCTCCATGTCGGGAGTGACTTCGCAACCGTCCCTGAACGCCCTGGTCTGCGCCTTGCAAGCGACCGAGCGCGATACCGGACTGGATGAAGTTGGCCTGCAAAAGCTGGCCGATTACTGGGAAGTGGCCCGCGAGCCCTACGCCCCCTTCGAATGCGGACTCAAGGCCGGCACGGCGGATGTCTACCGCCATGAGATGCCCGGCGGGCAGTACTCGAACTTCCGCGCCCAAGCCATTTCCTTGGGCCTTGGCGAACGGTGGGACGAAGTCAAGAATGCCTACCGCACGGTCAACGACATGTGCGGCGACATCATCAAGGTTACGCCTTCCAGCAAGGCCGTCGGCGACATGGCCTTGTTCATGGTCCAGAACAACCTGACCCCGGATACGGTGATCGGCCGGGCCAAGGATTTGGCCTTCCCGGATTCCTTCGTAAGCATGATGAAGGGCATGATGGGCCAGCCTCCCGGCGGCTTCCCGCCCGAGCTCCAAAAGGCGATCCTCAAGGATGAAGAACCCATCACTTGCCGCCCAGGCGAGTTGTTGGAGGATTTCGATTTCGATGCGGCCAGGACGATGCTGAAGCAGAAGTTCAATCGGCACTTCGAGGAGGAGGATCTCCTCAGCTATGCCCAGTACCCGAAGGTGTACACCGACTACCTGCGTTTCCGCGATCATTTCGGGGACGTGGCGGTGCTGGATACGCCGACCTTTTTCTACGGGGTGAAAGTCGGCGAGGAGCAGGCCATCACCATCCAAGAGGGCAAGACCCTCATCGTGAACCTGCTGGCCATCGGCGATTTGCAACCTGACGGAACCCGTTCGATATTTTGGGAGCTGAACGGCCGCCGCCGCAACACCGTCGTGGCCGATGCCAAGGCGGCCGTCAAGGTGAAGCGTCGGGACAAGGCCGATCCGGACAATCCCG
- a CDS encoding GNAT family N-acetyltransferase: protein MKRSARKALARSSQGSDPATPVDWSAAPDIDHGKLATGLYKYSGPSENRLQDRISHRELGFVIVSLRAPGGRWLPVKLWDFTSISFGVIHEAPAASWPAPAGMEDAATPADMPGIPPDAGPMDPAATGPESPAPLGIRPGDEVEIRIRLSPDREFETWCQVKNLIPIKEGTRIGLRRLDVNFPQVVDAERREAFRLPLSPTLSLKARVKHPFLFGHWSPLVVSDINRHMGLSFLSEDPSILLFEGMEIGIHFDLARHRDTPLSGRVTWVYATESNHVRFGVACVNIPWDLHNGICDYLLFSRQWTPGRLRQAGFLARQVKGRLRFRSVKTMEDYAEVLHLRREAYVGTGKKPKDTLPEDMASRLDGHSRILMAWHHDKLVGSITFAFPAHEEESLDSEVGFPGSKYPVTIPPKTSLIEVSRLCIDEEYRGTDLLQGLFQHGAKHFLLSDRYWLLTSAVSDLLPLYERIGFVKLGASYRHPGLNNLEHHLILAHRDAFLSGKGMNLFLWNFLFGDLVRHLLDGKILKIPGPVSFLIRAKLLFGPLSKRILEKRAAKAFRRHLQVLLRERERPKLPPAPILRSGGLETEDFLPETEAGAEAG from the coding sequence ATGAAACGTTCGGCCCGGAAAGCCTTGGCGCGAAGCTCGCAAGGATCGGATCCGGCGACGCCGGTCGATTGGAGCGCCGCGCCGGACATCGATCACGGCAAACTCGCGACCGGACTCTACAAGTATTCCGGGCCCTCCGAGAACCGCTTGCAGGACCGCATTTCGCACCGTGAGCTGGGATTCGTTATCGTCTCCTTACGCGCTCCCGGAGGCCGCTGGCTTCCGGTCAAGCTCTGGGACTTCACGTCCATCTCCTTCGGCGTGATCCACGAGGCCCCGGCCGCCTCTTGGCCCGCGCCGGCGGGGATGGAAGACGCCGCGACTCCGGCCGACATGCCTGGCATACCCCCGGATGCCGGCCCTATGGATCCCGCCGCTACCGGACCGGAATCCCCCGCCCCGCTCGGCATCCGCCCGGGCGATGAGGTCGAGATCCGCATCCGCCTCTCGCCGGATCGTGAATTCGAAACCTGGTGCCAAGTGAAGAACCTAATCCCGATCAAAGAAGGGACCCGCATCGGGCTCAGGCGACTGGATGTCAATTTCCCCCAGGTCGTGGATGCGGAACGGCGCGAAGCCTTTCGATTGCCCTTGTCCCCCACCCTTTCGCTCAAGGCCCGGGTGAAGCATCCGTTCCTCTTCGGGCATTGGTCCCCTTTGGTCGTCTCGGACATCAACCGCCACATGGGCCTTTCGTTCCTGAGCGAGGATCCGTCCATCCTCCTCTTCGAGGGCATGGAGATCGGGATCCATTTCGATCTTGCCCGCCATCGCGATACGCCCCTGTCCGGCCGCGTCACCTGGGTGTATGCGACAGAGTCCAACCATGTAAGGTTCGGCGTCGCCTGCGTCAACATACCCTGGGATCTGCATAACGGGATCTGCGATTACCTCCTGTTCTCCAGGCAATGGACCCCGGGACGCTTGCGGCAGGCCGGCTTTCTGGCCCGCCAGGTGAAGGGCCGGCTTCGCTTCCGCAGCGTGAAAACCATGGAGGATTACGCCGAAGTCCTCCATTTGCGGCGCGAAGCCTACGTGGGCACGGGCAAGAAGCCGAAGGATACGCTTCCGGAGGACATGGCCAGCCGTTTGGACGGGCACAGCCGTATCCTCATGGCCTGGCACCATGACAAGCTTGTAGGCTCAATCACCTTCGCCTTCCCGGCGCACGAAGAAGAATCGCTCGATAGCGAGGTGGGCTTTCCGGGAAGCAAATACCCGGTCACTATCCCCCCGAAGACCAGCTTGATCGAGGTCTCGCGCTTGTGCATCGACGAAGAATACCGCGGCACCGATTTGCTTCAGGGCCTTTTCCAGCACGGAGCCAAGCATTTCCTTCTCTCGGATCGTTATTGGCTCCTCACCTCGGCGGTATCGGACCTGCTGCCCTTGTACGAGCGCATCGGATTCGTGAAGCTCGGAGCCAGCTACAGGCATCCGGGCCTCAACAATCTGGAGCATCACCTCATCCTCGCGCATCGCGACGCCTTCCTCTCGGGCAAAGGGATGAACCTGTTCCTATGGAACTTCCTTTTCGGCGACCTGGTGCGGCACCTGCTGGATGGCAAGATCCTCAAGATTCCAGGGCCGGTGTCCTTTCTCATCCGCGCGAAGCTTCTATTCGGACCCTTATCAAAGCGAATCCTGGAAAAGCGGGCCGCCAAGGCGTTCCGCCGGCATCTCCAGGTCCTGCTCCGCGAGCGCGAACGGCCCAAGCTCCCGCCCGCCCCCATCCTGCGGTCCGGGGGGCTGGAAACCGAAGACTTTCTGCCGGAAACCGAAGCGGGCGCCGAAGCCGGCTGA
- a CDS encoding PilZ domain-containing protein: MDVRAQDAGDWHPAQLWDFSSTSFGFTLDAPSPIPIRTGSILTVRIRLDRRQFPMVEVRVRSVAATPDGLKVGVQRLDVDEFTNPSSRLPDQAAVPSLSGRIPHPILYGHASAFALSAVGPCGNFGITSQDPAVFLFPGCEARLCFDLPELMNHPLIARVRALRLDAQGRTEALLKATTIPRRLRKALSRSLPL, translated from the coding sequence ATGGACGTACGCGCCCAGGACGCGGGCGATTGGCATCCTGCGCAGCTATGGGATTTCTCATCGACCTCCTTCGGATTCACCCTGGACGCTCCTTCGCCCATCCCGATCCGTACCGGCTCTATCTTGACCGTTCGCATCCGTCTCGATCGACGCCAATTCCCCATGGTCGAGGTGAGGGTCCGCTCCGTCGCGGCTACTCCCGACGGTCTCAAGGTGGGAGTCCAGCGGCTGGACGTAGACGAATTCACCAACCCCTCATCCCGCCTTCCCGATCAGGCAGCCGTTCCGTCCCTCTCCGGGCGCATCCCCCATCCCATCCTGTACGGGCATGCCTCGGCCTTCGCCCTATCGGCCGTCGGGCCGTGCGGAAACTTCGGGATCACTTCCCAAGACCCCGCGGTGTTCCTCTTTCCGGGATGCGAAGCGCGCCTTTGCTTCGACTTACCGGAGCTTATGAATCACCCCCTGATTGCCCGCGTACGCGCCTTGAGGCTCGACGCGCAAGGACGTACGGAAGCTTTGCTCAAAGCCACCACCATCCCGCGCCGCTTGCGGAAGGCCCTCTCCCGCAGCTTGCCGCTATAG